In a single window of the Pseudodesulfovibrio profundus genome:
- a CDS encoding class I SAM-dependent methyltransferase, producing MNEADTVSWQDRWRIQMEDMAARSDTQYWNRRAEDYNNFIVSSSFEYGERMAEILHSNTMLGADSNVLEIASGVGAVTLPLARRAASVTAVEPAQAMADLLEENASAANINNVSPEVTDFASFAAQTQGNAFDLAFLCHAAWQFPDATWLIEEMSRLSSGYCCLADTMGQGDPENLAMQKKLGINAPEVDRPFYLYNVLNELGRPASLSNVSYVMRRSEDSARSMWTNLVSKYRTVSEQDTEMIDEHIATRSTDGVYEVPATMTMMWWKA from the coding sequence ATGAACGAAGCAGATACTGTTTCCTGGCAAGACCGCTGGCGCATTCAGATGGAAGACATGGCAGCGCGCAGCGATACGCAATACTGGAATCGAAGAGCCGAAGATTACAACAATTTCATAGTATCGAGCAGTTTTGAGTACGGGGAACGGATGGCCGAAATCCTGCATTCGAACACGATGCTGGGGGCCGACTCCAACGTGCTGGAAATCGCTTCCGGCGTGGGTGCGGTCACGCTTCCGCTGGCCCGCCGGGCAGCCAGCGTCACTGCCGTGGAGCCTGCCCAAGCCATGGCTGACCTGCTGGAAGAGAATGCCTCTGCAGCTAATATCAACAACGTCAGCCCGGAAGTAACTGATTTTGCATCTTTTGCAGCACAAACGCAGGGCAACGCTTTCGACCTCGCCTTTCTCTGCCACGCGGCCTGGCAGTTTCCGGACGCGACATGGCTGATTGAAGAAATGAGCAGGCTCTCTTCAGGCTATTGCTGTCTCGCGGATACCATGGGGCAAGGCGACCCGGAAAACCTCGCAATGCAGAAAAAGTTGGGCATCAACGCCCCCGAGGTGGACCGCCCGTTCTACCTCTATAATGTTCTGAATGAGCTCGGCAGACCTGCCAGCCTCTCCAACGTCAGCTATGTGATGCGACGCTCCGAGGACTCCGCGCGGTCCATGTGGACAAACCTCGTCTCCAAGTATCGCACGGTTTCGGAGCAGGACACCGAGATGATCGACGAGCATATTGCAACCCGGAGCACGGACGGTGTGTACGAAGTGCCGGCGACAATGACCATGATGTGGTGGAAGGCCTAA
- a CDS encoding class I SAM-dependent methyltransferase translates to MDERLSVAHWDGLWEQRWDTRESLYVGSAHMGYWQARAEDFSVGRKACDYDFGRKITGVLTPFLPAGAEVLDVGCGPGSILVPMGQAGCRVTAVEPAEEMIRQLRANAEAAGIEDYDVMPSIWQDVDTESLSGRFDLALSAITMWMFRDLRIQLERLETVSRDLCCVVGGAGGETSGHSDGMWNAIMGDVPQPGYSEFPLAFNLLYAMGRNPEVRIVDYSTKRSVESKIHQQKLFYTKYTQLTDSVERMIEENVMAGASDGLVQENCKASVIFWKSPKAGASN, encoded by the coding sequence ATGGACGAGAGACTGAGCGTGGCACACTGGGACGGACTGTGGGAACAGCGCTGGGACACCCGAGAAAGCCTGTATGTCGGCAGCGCGCACATGGGTTACTGGCAGGCCCGGGCCGAGGATTTCTCTGTTGGCCGCAAGGCATGCGATTATGATTTTGGACGCAAAATCACCGGTGTCCTTACGCCGTTTCTTCCGGCCGGAGCCGAAGTTCTTGACGTGGGGTGCGGCCCCGGCAGTATCCTCGTACCCATGGGGCAGGCAGGATGTCGCGTCACGGCTGTGGAACCAGCCGAAGAGATGATCCGGCAACTACGGGCCAATGCCGAAGCCGCCGGAATAGAAGACTATGACGTCATGCCGTCCATCTGGCAGGATGTGGACACGGAGAGCCTCAGCGGACGCTTCGATCTGGCGCTTTCCGCCATTACCATGTGGATGTTCCGCGACCTTCGGATTCAGCTGGAGCGTCTTGAGACGGTCTCCCGCGATCTCTGCTGCGTCGTCGGTGGAGCAGGCGGCGAAACCAGCGGGCACAGTGACGGGATGTGGAACGCCATCATGGGTGACGTCCCCCAGCCCGGGTATTCGGAGTTCCCCCTCGCGTTCAATCTGCTCTATGCCATGGGCCGTAATCCGGAAGTGCGCATTGTCGACTACTCCACGAAACGATCCGTAGAGAGTAAAATTCACCAACAAAAGCTCTTCTACACCAAGTATACACAACTCACCGACAGCGTGGAACGGATGATCGAGGAGAACGTCATGGCCGGCGCATCGGACGGTCTTGTACAGGAAAACTGCAAGGCGTCGGTCATCTTCTGGAAAAGCCCGAAAGCTGGCGCGTCGAACTGA
- a CDS encoding IS5 family transposase: protein MLLFLHPKEEGMAIRQKGPRLGDYFLGHRRTKTTFLDEINELIDWQPINAFLCKKIRRKANAVGNPAYPPLAMFKILLLQRWYNLSDPGVEQALLDRLSFVRFTGFSIEDDVPDETTICRFRNGLIRLKVLDSLLDMLNRQLEGQGLLVREGAVVDASVVESQRRPRKVIDVMPEDRSEDAEEQDGPVDCRVSYSDDEEAAWLRKRNRAYYGYKLHAATDSRDGFLLCGHITPANHSDTGEFERLVNGVGLDPGARVYADKGYCSGKNRDILFDRDLEDGTMDKTPRGGRLTDFEKTRNRDISSIRQIVERAFGTLKRGYAFFRSRYVGREKVEGEFHILAMAFNLKKAVRLARA, encoded by the coding sequence ATGCTATTATTTCTCCATCCAAAGGAGGAAGGCATGGCTATTCGGCAGAAAGGACCTCGGTTGGGTGATTACTTCCTGGGGCACCGCAGAACCAAGACCACATTTCTGGATGAGATCAACGAACTCATCGACTGGCAGCCCATCAACGCCTTTCTGTGCAAGAAGATCAGGCGCAAGGCCAACGCCGTGGGCAATCCCGCCTATCCGCCTCTGGCGATGTTCAAGATTCTGCTCTTGCAGCGTTGGTACAACCTGAGTGATCCGGGCGTGGAGCAGGCGCTGCTCGACCGGCTCTCCTTTGTCAGATTTACCGGTTTTTCCATCGAGGACGACGTGCCGGACGAGACCACCATATGCCGTTTCCGTAACGGTTTGATCCGCCTGAAGGTGCTGGACTCCTTGCTCGACATGCTTAACCGCCAGCTTGAAGGACAAGGGCTTCTTGTCCGTGAGGGAGCCGTGGTGGACGCCTCGGTAGTCGAGTCGCAGCGGCGGCCGCGCAAGGTTATCGACGTGATGCCTGAGGACCGTTCCGAGGACGCCGAAGAACAGGATGGGCCGGTGGACTGCCGGGTCAGCTATTCGGATGACGAGGAGGCGGCCTGGCTCCGCAAGAGAAATCGGGCCTATTACGGCTACAAGCTCCATGCCGCGACGGACAGTCGAGACGGGTTTCTGCTCTGTGGTCACATCACTCCCGCGAACCATTCGGACACGGGCGAATTCGAGCGGCTCGTGAATGGCGTCGGCCTTGATCCCGGCGCACGGGTTTATGCGGACAAGGGCTATTGCAGCGGGAAGAACCGGGACATTCTGTTTGATCGCGATTTGGAGGACGGAACCATGGACAAGACGCCTCGTGGCGGCAGGCTGACAGACTTCGAAAAGACCCGCAACCGTGACATCAGCAGCATTCGGCAAATAGTCGAGCGGGCCTTCGGCACACTCAAACGTGGCTACGCATTCTTTCGGTCCCGATACGTGGGTCGTGAGAAGGTGGAGGGAGAGTTCCACATCCTCGCCATGGCGTTCAATTTGAAAAAAGCTGTTCGACTGGCGCGAGCCTGA
- a CDS encoding recombinase family protein, which produces MFSFGQQIIMMFMSKANNKKTKAYSYIRMSSKKQLHGDSLRRQLEATQKYAEANGLILDDTLRDLGVSAYTAANVTEGALGQFLSLVRERQIPSGSVLIVESLDRISRAKVLDAFDIFREIVRAGIQIHTLENGKTYTHKNINDNFSDLLICLGIMARANEESERKSERLGAMWDQKHHLAQKGVPIGGLKPAWIEYSESEDKYFLIPERSALIKRMFAETITGYGRRMIAMRFNAEKIPTWGRSKNGWSASYIGKILDGRSVLGEYQPYTGGQRQNGKRIAFGEPAKDYWPKVIDEETWLRARAASKRRKLKPDTGGKGRKGYVTNIFRKIARCGLCGCAMRLRTARARDKYLVCDGRSRGTNCEHTSFHQYARIEQALLDGLLQEIDLDSIGEEKTIKKPDLQEELKKAKIELAESTRTLDKLVESFRADSIPQVAQRIREIHEDVRGYKEKILDLEDRLAESQVKPSIKKRQSNITALAEKLKNADDEEASRLRGELTAELRRVVRKITFFPDRVAVFEIGGEHTDMPDRTLYYACFCPPPRRVNEKVVWQRFLYKKPVPPESIVAGGPFVKLDGTPAPPEQTHYDWELEDLQKWIATRSKQL; this is translated from the coding sequence TTGTTTTCATTTGGACAACAGATTATCATGATGTTCATGTCAAAAGCAAACAACAAAAAAACTAAGGCATATAGCTATATTAGGATGTCTTCAAAGAAACAGCTTCATGGCGACAGCTTACGAAGACAACTTGAGGCGACCCAGAAATACGCTGAGGCAAATGGACTTATCCTCGATGATACCCTGCGAGATTTAGGGGTTTCGGCGTACACGGCGGCGAACGTCACTGAAGGAGCCTTGGGCCAGTTTTTGTCCCTTGTCCGGGAACGGCAAATACCGAGTGGCTCTGTACTGATCGTAGAGTCGCTAGATAGAATTTCACGAGCCAAGGTTTTAGATGCATTTGACATCTTTCGCGAAATCGTTCGCGCTGGAATACAAATCCATACGCTTGAGAATGGGAAAACATACACACATAAGAACATCAATGACAATTTTAGCGACCTATTGATTTGTTTGGGTATCATGGCGAGGGCAAACGAAGAATCCGAAAGAAAATCAGAACGACTCGGAGCTATGTGGGATCAAAAACACCATCTAGCACAGAAGGGTGTCCCGATTGGCGGTCTGAAACCTGCGTGGATTGAGTACTCGGAAAGCGAGGATAAATATTTCCTAATCCCGGAGCGATCCGCACTGATCAAACGGATGTTCGCTGAAACCATTACTGGTTACGGCAGACGTATGATCGCAATGCGTTTTAACGCAGAGAAAATCCCAACCTGGGGCCGGTCCAAAAATGGCTGGTCGGCTTCGTACATTGGTAAAATCCTTGATGGCAGATCGGTTCTTGGTGAATACCAGCCATACACAGGCGGGCAACGCCAGAATGGAAAACGAATCGCATTTGGGGAGCCGGCAAAAGACTACTGGCCAAAGGTGATCGACGAGGAGACTTGGTTGCGGGCAAGGGCTGCTTCGAAACGGCGCAAACTGAAACCGGACACTGGCGGGAAGGGTAGGAAGGGATATGTCACAAACATCTTCCGCAAGATTGCCCGTTGCGGACTGTGCGGGTGTGCCATGCGCCTGCGCACAGCCCGGGCGAGAGACAAATATCTCGTTTGTGACGGCCGGAGTCGCGGGACGAACTGCGAACACACATCATTCCACCAGTACGCCCGAATTGAACAAGCGCTTCTTGATGGCCTCTTGCAAGAAATCGACCTGGACTCAATCGGCGAGGAAAAGACTATCAAAAAACCGGACCTTCAGGAGGAACTGAAAAAGGCGAAAATCGAACTGGCGGAAAGCACGAGGACCTTGGACAAGTTGGTCGAGTCTTTCAGGGCCGACTCCATCCCGCAAGTCGCGCAACGCATCCGGGAAATACACGAGGACGTCAGGGGCTATAAGGAAAAAATCCTGGACCTTGAAGATCGACTTGCGGAAAGCCAGGTAAAGCCGTCCATCAAAAAAAGACAGTCCAACATCACGGCCTTGGCCGAAAAGCTGAAAAATGCAGATGATGAAGAAGCGTCAAGGCTCCGCGGGGAGTTGACCGCCGAGTTGCGCCGGGTTGTCCGCAAAATTACTTTTTTCCCGGATCGGGTAGCTGTTTTTGAAATCGGTGGCGAACATACAGATATGCCTGATAGGACCCTATATTATGCATGCTTCTGTCCACCGCCACGAAGAGTAAATGAAAAGGTCGTCTGGCAAAGATTCCTTTATAAAAAACCCGTACCGCCTGAATCCATTGTAGCAGGTGGTCCATTTGTTAAGCTAGATGGAACTCCCGCTCCACCGGAGCAGACACACTATGACTGGGAGCTTGAGGACTTGCAAAAGTGGATCGCTACTCGATCAAAGCAACTGTAA
- a CDS encoding magnesium chelatase subunit ChlI family protein: MKTSPCPCGYLSDDTHPCECTPLAVGRYRSRISGPMLDRIDLQVEVPAVPYEDLKKARGDIDSATMRQRIIDARAIQEKRYADMPILTNAELEGAALEKYCSIGEEEHGFLKQAVQTLGLSARAYTRILRISRTIADLEGAPAIETGHLAEAINYRSMDRQG; encoded by the coding sequence ATGAAAACAAGTCCCTGCCCCTGCGGCTATTTGAGCGATGATACCCACCCGTGCGAATGCACGCCGCTGGCTGTGGGGCGTTACCGGTCCCGTATTTCCGGCCCCATGCTGGATCGGATTGATCTGCAGGTGGAGGTACCGGCTGTCCCGTATGAGGATTTAAAAAAGGCGCGGGGAGATATCGATTCGGCAACCATGCGCCAACGCATCATTGATGCACGGGCCATTCAGGAAAAGCGATACGCTGACATGCCTATTCTGACCAATGCCGAACTGGAAGGCGCAGCCCTTGAAAAATATTGCTCCATCGGCGAGGAGGAACACGGATTCCTCAAACAGGCGGTACAAACACTGGGACTGTCGGCCCGCGCCTATACACGGATATTGCGCATATCCCGGACCATCGCAGACCTGGAAGGGGCACCCGCCATAGAAACGGGTCACCTAGCCGAAGCCATCAACTACCGTTCCATGGACCGACAGGGCTGA
- a CDS encoding transporter substrate-binding domain-containing protein, with protein sequence MNSITLYSRPFFMVGLLFLLFATNVHAKNLEWYRENGVSIVSGIGSAPMSYEGVNGNEKGFIIDYWRLWSLKTGIPVKFTLGTWSETLRWVATGQSDIHGGIFQNAERERLFEFSEPFHSLQAALVVRESRNGSVDTIYKQYRLGVLAGGYGEAYMLENHPESTIVGYPSVAKLASALMDDEVLGVVGDHPIVGFEVGRLGSTKDLLIKEVLYEEQLRAAVRKSDLELMEIVKWGMAQISEEEIDVIRGRWFVEDSSTTVWIWDTLMIVGPLLLALFVLFFVDWRRIGLGGGSG encoded by the coding sequence GTGAATAGTATTACTTTATATAGTCGCCCCTTCTTCATGGTGGGCCTGCTGTTTTTGTTGTTTGCCACCAATGTCCATGCCAAAAATCTCGAATGGTATCGTGAAAACGGAGTCAGCATTGTCAGTGGCATCGGCTCTGCCCCCATGTCTTATGAAGGGGTAAACGGCAACGAGAAAGGGTTCATCATCGATTACTGGCGTCTGTGGTCGCTCAAAACGGGCATCCCCGTGAAATTCACGCTTGGCACCTGGTCTGAAACGTTGCGCTGGGTTGCCACGGGACAGAGTGATATCCACGGTGGTATTTTTCAAAATGCCGAGCGGGAACGGTTGTTCGAGTTTTCCGAACCATTCCATAGCCTTCAGGCGGCACTTGTGGTCAGAGAATCCCGGAATGGCAGTGTTGATACCATTTACAAGCAGTATCGTCTGGGGGTGTTGGCCGGTGGGTATGGTGAAGCGTACATGCTGGAGAACCATCCTGAATCGACCATTGTCGGCTATCCGAGCGTCGCAAAACTGGCCTCGGCGCTGATGGATGATGAAGTGTTGGGCGTTGTGGGCGATCACCCTATCGTTGGGTTCGAGGTCGGCAGACTGGGGAGCACCAAGGATCTGCTGATCAAAGAAGTTCTCTACGAGGAGCAGTTGCGGGCCGCGGTTCGCAAGAGCGACCTGGAGTTGATGGAAATCGTCAAATGGGGAATGGCCCAAATCAGCGAGGAAGAGATCGATGTCATCCGCGGGCGCTGGTTTGTGGAAGACTCCAGCACAACCGTGTGGATATGGGACACGCTGATGATTGTTGGCCCTCTTCTGCTGGCGTTGTTCGTGCTCTTTTTCGTTGATTGGCGTCGGATCGGCCTGGGCGGCGGGTCCGGTTAA
- a CDS encoding DNA-binding transcriptional response regulator, producing the protein MSTSCIIVTPRSDDLQSFSEGLKEQGVSVTMKPDAETLLESIRQTPVNLVVVDQELPGADPVRLVMDILTVDATIQTAVITPLSEEDFHEASEGLGVLKGLPIQPQALDGKALGEQIKTMTVG; encoded by the coding sequence ATGTCTACTTCCTGCATTATCGTCACACCGCGGTCAGATGACCTGCAGTCGTTCTCTGAAGGACTGAAGGAACAGGGGGTCTCGGTGACAATGAAACCGGATGCTGAAACCCTTCTGGAATCAATCAGGCAAACTCCGGTGAATCTGGTCGTTGTAGATCAGGAACTGCCGGGGGCGGACCCTGTTCGTCTGGTAATGGATATTCTCACAGTGGATGCCACCATACAGACGGCAGTCATCACTCCCCTTTCGGAAGAGGATTTCCATGAAGCCAGTGAAGGGCTCGGGGTTCTCAAGGGGCTGCCGATACAGCCTCAAGCCCTGGACGGAAAGGCGCTTGGAGAACAAATTAAAACAATGACGGTTGGGTAA
- a CDS encoding NifB/NifX family molybdenum-iron cluster-binding protein, with product MNTVIAIPSAGPEGLDASIDAHFGHCAMYTLVEVKDGKVEKVDSVPSCPHEQGGCLAPVNYLAEKNVTKLISGGMGFRPLMGFNQAGIEVYHGSGAPTVRQAVDALLKDSLPVFTPDQTCGGGQH from the coding sequence ATGAATACCGTTATTGCCATTCCTTCTGCCGGTCCCGAGGGACTGGATGCGTCCATTGATGCCCATTTCGGCCATTGCGCCATGTACACCCTCGTCGAGGTCAAGGACGGCAAGGTCGAAAAGGTCGACTCTGTTCCCAGTTGCCCGCATGAGCAGGGCGGCTGCCTGGCGCCGGTGAATTATCTCGCCGAGAAGAACGTCACCAAACTGATTTCCGGTGGCATGGGCTTCCGTCCGCTCATGGGCTTCAATCAGGCCGGAATCGAAGTCTACCATGGCAGCGGCGCACCGACGGTCAGGCAGGCTGTTGATGCATTGCTCAAAGATTCGCTGCCGGTCTTCACCCCGGATCAGACCTGTGGCGGCGGCCAGCACTAA
- a CDS encoding ATP-binding protein: MREIVVISGKGGAGKTTIMAAFSHLAGEAVLCDLDVDAPDLHLLLNPKIQEENAFRSGHEAVINPEKCVMCGTCRNMCRFDAIELSLIGYSIKPFHCEGCKVCVEFCPSEAIDFPEKHCGNWYVSDTRFSPMVHAQLFPGEENSGRLVTLLKQRAREMAEIAGVDLVLCDGAPGIGCPVISSLAGTDVAIVVTEPTPSGIHDLERVADLCVGFRTKVAVLINKWDINPPLAESIESYCREKGFSLVGRLAHDPGVVNAMIQRQVLTEYDPSGLGSVLHGAWEKVLGLLEDDKATS; this comes from the coding sequence ATGCGTGAGATAGTTGTCATCAGCGGCAAGGGCGGTGCAGGTAAAACCACCATCATGGCGGCATTCTCCCATCTCGCAGGAGAGGCTGTTCTCTGTGATCTGGATGTGGACGCACCTGATCTCCATCTTTTGCTCAACCCGAAAATTCAGGAAGAAAACGCTTTTCGTTCGGGCCATGAGGCAGTCATCAATCCCGAAAAATGCGTCATGTGCGGAACATGTCGGAACATGTGCCGTTTCGATGCCATTGAATTGTCTCTGATCGGCTACTCCATCAAGCCCTTTCACTGCGAAGGGTGCAAGGTCTGCGTGGAGTTCTGTCCTTCGGAAGCCATCGATTTTCCCGAAAAGCACTGCGGCAACTGGTATGTTTCCGATACCCGTTTTTCCCCCATGGTCCATGCACAGCTGTTTCCCGGTGAGGAGAATTCCGGGCGACTGGTCACCCTGCTCAAACAACGGGCGCGGGAAATGGCGGAGATCGCCGGTGTTGATCTCGTGCTGTGCGACGGAGCACCGGGCATAGGGTGTCCGGTGATCAGCTCGCTGGCCGGGACCGATGTCGCCATTGTGGTCACCGAACCGACGCCTTCGGGCATTCATGATCTGGAGCGGGTGGCTGATCTGTGTGTCGGATTCCGAACCAAGGTGGCCGTATTGATCAACAAGTGGGATATCAATCCGCCCCTTGCGGAATCAATAGAGTCCTATTGCAGGGAAAAGGGATTTTCGCTGGTCGGTCGACTCGCCCATGACCCGGGCGTGGTCAATGCCATGATTCAGCGACAGGTTTTGACCGAATACGATCCATCTGGACTGGGTAGCGTGCTGCACGGCGCCTGGGAGAAGGTCCTCGGTCTGTTGGAAGATGACAAGGCAACAAGTTGA
- a CDS encoding nucleotide-binding protein translates to MIFAIASGKGGTGKTTVSASLASLWEDVLAVDLDVEEPNLHLFLHPEFTNTEIAYLEVPELVEDRCSKCGACRDICQFKAITLMAGHVLVFNEMCHGCGGCLAVCPEKALFPSRRELGEVLSGQAGDIRFLMGRSRIGEAMSPPLMRQVKDRLGMMGIAGDVIIDAPPGVSCPAVSAVMDADVIVLVTEPTPFGLHDFRLAHEAFTPLGKPMGVVINRAGIGDKSVYAYCEEHGLPIWAEIPYDRAVAEAYSHGHIIVDAVPTLRETFVSLRRNMLEAAGVPEVSHA, encoded by the coding sequence GTGATTTTCGCCATAGCCAGCGGCAAGGGGGGAACGGGGAAGACTACGGTTTCCGCCTCCCTTGCCTCCCTTTGGGAAGATGTTCTCGCCGTGGATCTGGATGTGGAGGAGCCCAATCTCCACCTGTTTCTGCATCCCGAATTCACCAATACTGAAATCGCCTATCTCGAAGTGCCGGAACTCGTGGAGGACAGGTGCTCCAAGTGCGGCGCCTGCCGGGATATCTGCCAGTTCAAGGCCATCACGCTCATGGCCGGACATGTGCTCGTCTTCAACGAAATGTGCCACGGCTGCGGCGGATGTCTGGCCGTGTGTCCGGAAAAGGCGCTCTTCCCAAGTCGTCGTGAGCTGGGAGAAGTGCTCTCGGGTCAAGCAGGAGACATCCGGTTCCTGATGGGTCGCTCCCGCATAGGCGAAGCCATGAGCCCACCGCTCATGCGTCAGGTCAAGGATCGGCTCGGCATGATGGGGATTGCGGGCGATGTCATCATTGATGCGCCTCCGGGTGTCAGTTGTCCTGCCGTCAGCGCGGTCATGGATGCGGATGTGATCGTTCTGGTCACGGAGCCGACACCGTTCGGCCTGCATGATTTTCGTCTGGCGCACGAGGCGTTCACTCCACTGGGCAAACCCATGGGCGTCGTCATCAACCGTGCCGGTATCGGCGACAAGTCCGTATACGCCTACTGTGAAGAACACGGTCTGCCCATCTGGGCGGAAATCCCCTACGACCGGGCAGTGGCAGAGGCTTACTCCCACGGTCATATCATTGTCGATGCCGTTCCCACGTTGCGCGAGACCTTTGTCTCCCTCAGGCGCAACATGCTCGAAGCCGCAGGCGTACCGGAGGTCTCCCATGCGTGA
- a CDS encoding NifB/NifX family molybdenum-iron cluster-binding protein produces the protein MPGMNRSGSGGPGSGRRCQGGQGRGMGQGQGKGQGRGNGRGSGQGRGQGMNNRRRAAGPMKAEGNAMEAKKVAVSSEGPTLGDRVDPRFGRAGGFAVVDLETMEVEYVDNGTSQTMAQGAGIQAAENVANAGAQVLLSGYVGPKAFAALEAAGIAVGQDVDGMTVGEAVQKFRNGEIPMAEGPNRQAGGRA, from the coding sequence ATGCCAGGAATGAACAGATCAGGATCAGGCGGACCGGGAAGTGGTCGTCGTTGTCAGGGTGGTCAAGGCCGTGGAATGGGCCAGGGCCAGGGAAAAGGGCAAGGTCGTGGAAATGGTCGCGGTTCGGGACAGGGCCGTGGTCAGGGAATGAACAACCGTCGTCGGGCCGCTGGTCCGATGAAAGCGGAGGGCAATGCCATGGAGGCGAAGAAAGTAGCGGTGTCCAGTGAAGGTCCGACTTTGGGAGACCGCGTGGACCCTCGGTTTGGCCGCGCAGGCGGCTTCGCAGTGGTGGATTTGGAAACCATGGAAGTGGAGTACGTGGACAACGGAACATCACAAACCATGGCCCAGGGCGCAGGAATTCAGGCTGCCGAGAACGTGGCCAACGCCGGAGCGCAGGTTCTGCTTTCGGGCTATGTCGGCCCCAAGGCCTTCGCGGCACTCGAAGCAGCAGGGATAGCCGTGGGTCAGGATGTCGACGGCATGACCGTTGGCGAGGCTGTGCAGAAATTCCGCAACGGAGAAATCCCGATGGCGGAAGGGCCTAACAGGCAAGCCGGAGGCAGAGCGTGA
- a CDS encoding DUF134 domain-containing protein has protein sequence MGRKKIRRMIQREPGATFYKPQGIPMRLLEDITLTHEGFEAIRLADGEGLSQEEAARQMGVSRPTFGRILATARKAVAQALTRGWAIRIDGGHFKLAKGCCKATKTDTDA, from the coding sequence ATGGGAAGGAAGAAGATACGACGGATGATTCAACGGGAGCCGGGGGCGACCTTTTACAAGCCCCAAGGCATACCCATGCGTCTGTTGGAGGATATCACGCTGACCCACGAGGGTTTCGAGGCGATACGGCTGGCGGACGGGGAAGGGTTGTCTCAGGAAGAGGCAGCCCGGCAAATGGGAGTTTCCCGCCCCACGTTCGGCAGAATTCTCGCCACTGCACGCAAGGCGGTGGCGCAGGCCCTGACCCGCGGATGGGCCATCCGCATCGATGGCGGCCACTTTAAGTTGGCCAAGGGATGCTGCAAAGCGACCAAAACCGACACGGACGCTTGA
- a CDS encoding PAS domain-containing sensor histidine kinase: MGIIGKGLDTHFAAPERGDYKSVKKISEELKNEFLLPWFDAVPACVMVLNMHRQIVYCNEAFKKLSLKQHIEDVIGKRPGEALDCVNAALMEAGCGCSLDCRSCGAARAIVKSLQGEEDCQNCRMTRVVDHNEVPLDLQVFTRPTTFRGENFIFLFALDISHELRLRYLNRTFYHGLINTVGSITSLAELIEAEPEDVTLFPMLLNTSRRILRDVMYHRDLYAAEQGAMVSEKQNITPMPFISDLVNEECRIRNVQPNMVDYDIMCGTLYSDPKILRHVLRNIFVNALEARETAGGRICIQCRRSGDGTTSLSITNDGDVPVEIQGQIFGRYVSTKSPDRGLGTYVAKLFTEKYLGGSIACSTGNGETTFTLFLS, translated from the coding sequence ATGGGCATCATAGGGAAAGGGCTGGACACGCACTTCGCCGCTCCGGAACGAGGTGATTACAAATCCGTCAAGAAGATATCCGAAGAACTGAAGAACGAGTTTCTCCTGCCCTGGTTTGATGCTGTCCCTGCATGCGTCATGGTTCTCAATATGCACCGCCAGATCGTTTACTGTAACGAAGCGTTCAAAAAACTCTCACTGAAACAACACATTGAAGATGTCATCGGCAAACGTCCGGGCGAGGCATTGGACTGTGTCAACGCGGCCCTGATGGAAGCGGGATGCGGTTGTTCCCTCGATTGCCGCTCATGTGGGGCTGCCAGAGCAATTGTCAAGAGCCTGCAAGGAGAAGAAGATTGTCAGAATTGCCGCATGACCCGCGTGGTGGATCACAATGAGGTGCCGCTCGATTTGCAGGTCTTTACCCGGCCGACCACGTTTCGGGGTGAGAATTTCATTTTCCTGTTCGCCCTCGACATCAGCCATGAACTGCGACTTCGCTATCTGAATCGTACTTTTTACCATGGGCTGATCAATACTGTGGGCAGCATCACTTCCCTGGCAGAGCTCATCGAAGCCGAACCGGAAGATGTGACCCTGTTCCCGATGCTCCTGAATACGTCCCGAAGAATCCTCCGCGACGTGATGTATCATCGCGATTTGTACGCCGCGGAGCAGGGCGCCATGGTCTCCGAGAAACAGAATATAACTCCCATGCCGTTCATCAGTGACCTTGTGAACGAAGAATGTCGGATTCGCAACGTGCAGCCCAATATGGTTGACTACGATATCATGTGCGGGACCCTGTATAGCGATCCTAAAATTTTGCGTCATGTGCTCCGCAATATCTTCGTCAATGCACTTGAAGCACGAGAGACTGCTGGTGGTCGTATCTGTATTCAATGTCGCCGATCCGGTGATGGAACTACATCGCTCAGCATAACCAATGACGGGGATGTCCCGGTTGAGATCCAGGGCCAGATTTTTGGCCGCTATGTTTCCACCAAGTCACCTGATCGGGGACTGGGTACTTATGTCGCCAAACTGTTCACCGAAAAGTACCTCGGGGGCAGCATCGCCTGTTCCACGGGTAATGGTGAAACAACCTTCACTCTTTTTCTCAGTTGA